CCTTAAAGCCTGGTTTATTGATCCCGAAACAGTAATGACCCCAAGCCTTTGGTTTGCACAGGCTGTTAAAGGGCAGTTTACCGGCCGTAACTATGGCATTATTGATACCATTCACCTGATGGAAGTTGCACAGGGTGTTATTGTAATGGAAAAAGCAATGGATACCAAAACCGCCGCCGGTATAAAACAATGGTTTGCCATATATACCGAATGGCTTATGACCAGCAAACCCGGCATCCAGGAAAAAGAGGTTAAAAATAACCATGCCACCTGCTGGGCTATGCAGGTAGCATCGTTTGCCAAACTGTGCAATAATGAGGTTGTGCTTGATTCATTACGCTTAAGATATAAAACCGTATTGCTGCCAAGGCAAATGGGTACCGATGGCAGTTTCCCCTTGGAGCTGGAACGCACCAAACCTTATGGCTATTCTATTTTTAACCTGGATGCCATGACCATGCTTTGCCAGATTTTATCAACCCCAAAGGATAATTTATGGGAGTTTGAAACCGCCGACGGCAAATCTATCAAAAAAGGAATCGCCTACCTGTACCCTTTTGTGGCCGATAAAAGCAAATGGACAATAAAACCCGATGTAATGTATTGGGATAACTGGCCGGTAGCGCAACCTTTTTTATTATTCGGTGCCGATGCTTACCATGAAAACAGCTGGCTAAACACCTGGAAAAATTTAGACCATAACCCTAAGGTTGAGGAAGTTATCCGCAATTTACCTATCCGGCACCCGCTTATCTGGTTTTAAGCGGGTAAGGCAAGTGACTGAAAAACATGGTTTTCCATCAAAAAACAATAAATAAACTGTGAGTTAAGCGTATCGCCAAAAAAAAATTTCGCTGCAAAAGCCCTGTTTCCGTGTTGGGTTCACACTACAAAAGCACTACTACGCTTGCGATTAAGCCGTATTGGGCCTATTATAAGGTATTTATAATAAGATGTTTATATAATTTTACTCATACCAAAACATCAATAATACCTATTAACGCCCTTTTCCTGATATTAGTATATGATATTCATAAGTATCATGAATTTAGTTAACAGGTGATGTTTTTATTACAAGGCCAATTATATACCTAAATAAACACATCAAAACACGCTTAACAATTTAACTTATGAGATCAAAATTTAACTCCTATCTCCTCGGCCTTACGCTGGCCGTACTCGCGGGTTTATCTTCCTGTAAAAAGGACAACATGAACCAGTTTAAAACAGGAAGTGACCCTGCGCAGGGTAATGACAGCAAAGCGGTATCGGTAAACAACGCCGTGCCCATTGCTTCCTTTAAGGTGATCGGTTACCTGCCCAGCTGG
The sequence above is a segment of the Mucilaginibacter celer genome. Coding sequences within it:
- a CDS encoding alginate lyase family protein encodes the protein MKKLLAVILIAVSCAFTNKQMQADKSPVEQAAEAILKKQVLTEAAWAMQQQPITITASSSPRSAGGAHDFFSEADYFWPNPQNPDGPYINRDGLTNPYNFVEHRQAMIRFSKIIGALASAYKITGDIKYVNQAVIHLKAWFIDPETVMTPSLWFAQAVKGQFTGRNYGIIDTIHLMEVAQGVIVMEKAMDTKTAAGIKQWFAIYTEWLMTSKPGIQEKEVKNNHATCWAMQVASFAKLCNNEVVLDSLRLRYKTVLLPRQMGTDGSFPLELERTKPYGYSIFNLDAMTMLCQILSTPKDNLWEFETADGKSIKKGIAYLYPFVADKSKWTIKPDVMYWDNWPVAQPFLLFGADAYHENSWLNTWKNLDHNPKVEEVIRNLPIRHPLIWF